A genomic segment from Nicotiana tabacum cultivar K326 chromosome 9, ASM71507v2, whole genome shotgun sequence encodes:
- the LOC107766468 gene encoding uncharacterized protein LOC107766468, whose protein sequence is MEKAEEELERRSKFLNSLILKKKAIVVEEKQEHEHLNVRVRASDMPLSLQNHAFRCARDNLDATIASGSKLDSKHLALLLKKEFDSSYGPAWHCIVGTSFGSYVTHSIGGFLYFSIDKVYVLLFRTAVEPLDH, encoded by the exons ATGGAGAAAGCAGAGGAGGAGTTAGAGAGAAGGAGCAAGTTCTTGAACAGTTTGATACTGAAAAAGAAGGCAATAGTAGTTGAGGAAAAACAGGAACATGAGCATTTGAATGTGCGGGTGAGAGCCTCAGATATGCCTCTTTCTCTCCAAAATCATGCCTTTAGGTGTGCAAGAGATAATCTTGATGCTACTATAGCTTCGGGGTCGAAGCTCGACAGTAAACACCTTGCTCTCCTTCTCAAAAAG GAATTCGACTCATCATATGGTCCAGCTTGGCATTGTATCGTGGGAACTAGCTTTGGTTCGTATGTCACACATTCCATAGGAGGTTTCTTGTACTTCTCCATTGATAAGGTCTACGTTCTTCTATTCAGGACTGCTGTCGAACCTTTAGATCATTGA